In a genomic window of Rhinoderma darwinii isolate aRhiDar2 chromosome 10, aRhiDar2.hap1, whole genome shotgun sequence:
- the LOC142662000 gene encoding uncharacterized protein LOC142662000 — MLAKVVTITLMCTITGALCAVNTKMLTEAILSYLNQPSSSTKDSSISQTQVSDFSRLLNSALVVDNEKGVNAELLNKVSFFAKNIYAQAKIDSENIQLDFEQLKVKLSPYSEEVTKQLSKTTKELEIALNPYAEELQTKLQNSMLEFIKKLKSINLDLNSDLRENADSMKVPLVLYSQKLEVKMAECFDALRNAIGTYTEKVKEKIDLQVLALYQSLSPFAGDMQDTLRKHMENLNFLMKKSVILIESKILETTAMLEKQITFYTNLLKEKNSLFLRNASKTLALCLFDMSQKIKVFKDLVTPYGEDLTKAVVLSVENMKDKLGGSAALSLQEQKSFLEKNIFDKISDLLNNTSLDTVTGTAIE; from the exons ATGTTGGCTAAAGTGGTAACTATTACTCTTATGTGCACCATCACAG GTGCTCTATGCGCAGTTAACACTAAAATGCTGACTGAAGCGATCTTGTCTTACCTTAACCAGCCGAGCAGCAGCACCAAGGACAGCAGTATCTCACAAACCCAGGTATCTGACTTCAGCAGACTATTAAA CAGCGCTTTAGTAGTGGATAATGAAAAAGGTGTAAATGCAGAACTACTGAACAAGGTCTCATTTTTTGCCAAAAACATCTATGCACAGGCAAAAATAGACTCTGAGAACATCCAACTGGATTTTGAACAGCTGAAGGTCAAACTCTCCCCATATTCAGAAGAGGTGACGAAGCAGTTGAGTAAGACCACAAAAGAGTTGGAGATAGCTCTTAATCCCTATGCGGAGGAACTACAGACAAAACTACAAAACAGCATGCTAGAATTTATCAAAAAGTTGAAAAGTATAAATTTAGACTTAAACAGTGATTTGAGAGAAAATGCAGATAGTATGAAGGTACCATTGGTCTTATACTCACAAAAACTAGAAGTTAAAATGGCAGAGTGTTTTGATGCACTGAGGAATGCAATAGGAACATATACTGAAAAGGTAAAAGAAAAGATAGATCTGCAAGTTCTGGCTTTGTATCAAAGTCTTTCTCCATTTGCGGGAGATATGCAGGATACGTTGAGGAAACACATGGAGAACCTGAACTTCCTGATGAAAAAGAGTGTCATCTTGATTGAGAGCAAGATCCTGGAGACCACAGCAATGCTGGAGAAGCAAATCACTTTCTATACCAATCTGTTAAAGGAGAAAAACAGTCTGTTCCTCAGAAATGCAAGTAAGACACTAGCATTGTGCCTGTTTGATATGAGCCAAAAGATCAAAGTGTTCAAAGACTTGGTCACACCCTATGGAGAAGACCTCACCAAGGCAGTCGTGTTGAGCGTTGAGAACATGAAAGACAAGCTTGGGGGTTCTGCAGCATTGAGTCTGCAAGAGCAGAAATCTTTCCTAGAGAAGAATATTTTTGACAAGATCAGTGACCTTTTAAATAATACCTCGCTGGATACTGTGACCGGAACAGCTATAGAGTAA